DNA from Pirellulaceae bacterium:
CGCCGGTTTCATCGGTCGAGGCATTATCTGAAATGATTAGTTCGAAATCGCCATAGGTCTGTCCCAGCAGCGACTCCAGCGTTTCGCGCAAGAACGCGGCGCCGTTGTAGATGGGCATTCCCAAACTGATTTTTGGTCTTCTGGGGGACATGTTCAACAATCGACTTGTTTGGCGACGCCGGTTGCACTACCACTTCACTAGCTGGCAGCGATTAAGTCCGCCTGACGCAATCGGTCGATTTCCTGTGCAGCACTTCCGGATTTCATTAAGCGAGCGATATATTCATCTCGAATCCAAGCACATGTTCGCCGCATACCATGTACCAAGCTGGTACTCGGCTCCCAGTCAAACAGCGACTTGATCAGCGTGTTGTCGCTGTTGCGCCCATTGACACCTTTAGGGGCATCGAGCTGATAGTGGCGTTTCAGTCGGATACCAAAGAACCCCTCGACGATATCGACTAGTTGATTGATGGAAACCATTTCGCTTGAGCCTAGATTGAGCGGCTCGTGGAAATCGCTCCCCATGAGTAGGTCGATTCCGTGAATGCAGTCGTCAATGTAGGTAAAACTGCGTGTTTGTCGGCCATCGCCCCAAATCTTGATTTCATGCCGACCATTGGCGACTGCTTCGATGACTTTTCGGCAGATAGCAGCTGGAGCTTTCTCGCGTCCACCGTCCCAGGTTCCGTGGGCTCCATAGACATTATGAAATCGGGCAACCCAAGTCTGGATGCCAAAGTCCTCTTGAAAATGTCGGCACATTCGTTCTGAAAATAGCTTTTCCCAACCATAGCCATCTTCCGGCATCGCGGGATAGGCATCTCCTTCTTTCAATGGTGCTAAATCGTATTGCACCTGCTTGTCGGCGTTGTACACACAGGCAGAGCTGGCATAGAAGAATCTTTTGGCACCGGCTGCAGTAGCGGCCTGCAACAAATGCGTGTTAATCAACACCGACAACATGCACAAGGCTTTGTTATTCTCAATAAACCCCATGCCCCCCATGTCAGCGGCAAGGTTGTAGACGTCTGACACGCCTGCGCAAGCTCGCTCACAATCGGACTTGTTTCGCAAATCAGCCGCGATGTTTTCCACATCTGGAAACACCTGATACCACTCCTCCAGTGGTTTGATGTCCACAGAGCGGACCTCGACATGGGGCCGCTGTCGTAGACTGGCTACCAAGTGGCCTCCAATAAAACCGCCTCCACCGGCTACCAAGATGACTTTATTATTCATGGCTGCGAATTCTCGATTCGATTCAGAAGTAATATTTATATGGACTTATCCTAATCAGCTGCTCCCCGCGTTCGCAGCATTTGCAACAACAAGAGATACAAAAATCTACTGTTCGTGTGCAGGTAACGCCGCCAAAGTCGTTGCGGCTCTTGATACAATCGAAACAACCATTCCAAGCCATTCCGCTGCATCCACGAGGGGGCCATGGGCTGTACCCCGGCGTGAAAATTAAAGGCCGCACCAACGCAAATTTGAACAGCGTCGATCTGGTGGCGATGTGCAAACGCAAATTCATCTTGCTTCGGACAGCCTAAACCAATCAACACGATTCCGGCACCGCTGGCAGCAATGCGCTCTATGACAGCTTGGTCCTCCGCTGCCGTTAACGGTCGAAATGGCGGAGCTTCGCCAGCCAGCACAAGATCGGGAAATCTTCGTAACAATTCACGATTCAGTCTTTCGAGGACGTCAGGGGTGCCACCGTACAGGTAGACACCTACCTTTTCTTTGGCTGCCGCTTCACAAACTCGGAGGGTCAATTCAGGTCCGTAAACTCGATCCTTAAGTTTTATGCCGTGCAACCAACGCAAAGCCCAGCGAACTGGTTGGCCGTCTGGGGTAACAGCCTCGAATGAGTTCACTTTGTGGCAAAGCTCAGGAGCATCTGAGGCCGTCACAATTGCATGAACGGCATGACAACTGACAATCGCCGACTGATGCAGTGCAGCCGCTTGTAGAATCGTCTGGGTTAGTTCAAGGTAGTTGGTAGCACTCACTTGAACATTC
Protein-coding regions in this window:
- a CDS encoding NAD-dependent epimerase/dehydratase family protein; this encodes MNNKVILVAGGGGFIGGHLVASLRQRPHVEVRSVDIKPLEEWYQVFPDVENIAADLRNKSDCERACAGVSDVYNLAADMGGMGFIENNKALCMLSVLINTHLLQAATAAGAKRFFYASSACVYNADKQVQYDLAPLKEGDAYPAMPEDGYGWEKLFSERMCRHFQEDFGIQTWVARFHNVYGAHGTWDGGREKAPAAICRKVIEAVANGRHEIKIWGDGRQTRSFTYIDDCIHGIDLLMGSDFHEPLNLGSSEMVSINQLVDIVEGFFGIRLKRHYQLDAPKGVNGRNSDNTLIKSLFDWEPSTSLVHGMRRTCAWIRDEYIARLMKSGSAAQEIDRLRQADLIAAS
- a CDS encoding WecB/TagA/CpsF family glycosyltransferase; the encoded protein is MSATNYLELTQTILQAAALHQSAIVSCHAVHAIVTASDAPELCHKVNSFEAVTPDGQPVRWALRWLHGIKLKDRVYGPELTLRVCEAAAKEKVGVYLYGGTPDVLERLNRELLRRFPDLVLAGEAPPFRPLTAAEDQAVIERIAASGAGIVLIGLGCPKQDEFAFAHRHQIDAVQICVGAAFNFHAGVQPMAPSWMQRNGLEWLFRLYQEPQRLWRRYLHTNSRFLYLLLLQMLRTRGAAD